One region of Oxalobacteraceae bacterium OTU3CAMAD1 genomic DNA includes:
- the gcvT gene encoding glycine cleavage system aminomethyltransferase GcvT, producing the protein MTLKATPLNNAHRAAGAKMVDFGGWDMPVNYGSQIEEHNAVRTDVGMFDVAHMCVVDIKGANVRAFLRGLLANNVDKLQVSGKALYSCMLNPQGFVIDDLIVYFIDESWFRLVVNAGTAEKDVAWMQAQNTATNSGVTITQRRDGDNAMALIALQGPNARAKVWEVIPESKAGTAEMKPFNVAFAHSAAFGEAMIARTGYTGEDGFEIGVAADQAEKLWNALAAAGVKPAGLGARDTLRLEAGMNLYGQDMDETVNPLDAGLAWTIDLVSERDFIGKAALQAMGQNAQFVGLILREKGGVLRAHQKVIVAGTDAAGEITSGTFSPTMQQAIALARVPNGVAVGDTVHVEIRDKKLAASVVKLPFVRNGKILAV; encoded by the coding sequence ATGACGCTCAAAGCCACCCCACTCAATAACGCACACCGCGCCGCCGGCGCCAAGATGGTCGATTTCGGCGGTTGGGACATGCCCGTCAACTACGGCTCGCAGATCGAAGAACACAACGCCGTGCGCACCGACGTCGGCATGTTCGACGTCGCCCACATGTGCGTGGTCGACATCAAGGGCGCCAACGTGCGCGCCTTCCTGCGCGGCCTGCTGGCCAACAACGTCGACAAGCTGCAGGTGTCGGGCAAGGCGCTGTACTCGTGCATGCTCAACCCGCAAGGCTTCGTTATCGACGACTTGATCGTCTACTTCATCGACGAGAGCTGGTTCCGCCTGGTCGTCAACGCCGGCACCGCCGAAAAAGACGTGGCGTGGATGCAGGCGCAGAACACCGCCACCAACAGCGGCGTGACGATCACCCAGCGCAGGGATGGTGACAACGCCATGGCGCTGATCGCCCTGCAGGGCCCGAACGCGCGCGCCAAGGTGTGGGAAGTCATTCCAGAATCGAAGGCCGGCACCGCCGAGATGAAACCGTTCAACGTCGCCTTCGCGCACAGCGCCGCCTTCGGCGAGGCGATGATCGCCCGCACCGGCTACACCGGCGAAGACGGCTTCGAGATCGGCGTCGCCGCCGACCAGGCCGAGAAGCTGTGGAATGCGCTGGCCGCCGCCGGCGTCAAGCCGGCCGGCCTGGGCGCGCGCGACACGCTGCGCCTGGAAGCCGGCATGAACCTGTACGGCCAGGACATGGACGAAACCGTCAACCCGCTCGACGCCGGCCTGGCCTGGACCATCGACCTGGTGTCCGAGCGCGATTTCATCGGCAAGGCTGCCTTGCAGGCGATGGGCCAGAACGCGCAATTCGTCGGCTTGATCCTGCGCGAAAAAGGCGGCGTGCTGCGCGCCCACCAGAAAGTCATCGTGGCCGGCACCGACGCCGCCGGCGAGATCACCAGCGGCACCTTCAGCCCGACCATGCAGCAGGCCATCGCGCTGGCGCGCGTGCCCAACGGCGTGGCCGTCGGCGACACCGTGCACGTCGAGATCCGCGACAAGAAACTGGCCGCCTCGGTGGTCAAGCTGCCTTTCGTCCGCAACGGTAAAATCCTCGCTGTTTAA
- a CDS encoding ATP-dependent Clp protease proteolytic subunit yields the protein MSQDPNSYEGHAWFTLSGDVNSDMVRRVFDAVADMTEDRITTAHILIQSNGGYVSDGICLYNYLSKLPIKIVTYNAGAVASIAVILFLSGEERYASDTARFMVHKSHASAPHGARPDALRIIVEGLQADDARTEQILREHVQLTEEHWRTHAYSDLHLTAAEGVAVGMVNAVKDFVPPRGQRVANI from the coding sequence ATGAGCCAAGATCCAAATTCCTACGAGGGCCACGCGTGGTTCACCCTGTCAGGCGACGTCAACAGTGACATGGTGCGCCGTGTCTTCGACGCCGTTGCCGATATGACGGAGGACCGCATCACCACCGCCCACATCCTGATCCAGTCCAACGGCGGCTATGTCAGCGACGGCATCTGCCTGTACAACTACCTGAGCAAGCTGCCGATCAAGATCGTCACCTACAACGCCGGCGCGGTGGCGTCGATCGCGGTGATCCTGTTCCTGTCGGGCGAGGAGCGTTATGCCAGCGACACAGCCCGCTTCATGGTGCACAAATCGCACGCCAGCGCGCCGCACGGCGCCCGGCCGGATGCGCTGCGCATCATCGTCGAAGGCTTGCAGGCCGACGACGCCCGCACCGAGCAGATCCTGCGCGAGCATGTGCAGCTGACCGAGGAGCACTGGCGGACGCATGCGTATTCCGACCTGCACCTGACGGCGGCCGAGGGCGTGGCGGTGGGGATGGTCAATGCGGTGAAGGACTTCGTGCCGCCGCGCGGACAGCGCGTGGCCAATATTTAG